In Lycium barbarum isolate Lr01 chromosome 9, ASM1917538v2, whole genome shotgun sequence, the DNA window TAACATTTAAGAGTAGCACAGTGCGCCGCTATTaccaacatcaagtagaaacgtGGGATTTCATGATATATGTAATGTGCCAAGCGCGGTGGATTACTAATAAAAAAATCAGGTTATATCCAGGCTTGATCCTAAACTTCACCTGCTATAATAGTGAAATCAGAGACTACTTTTtctcaaaataaaaaaatcaggTTATATCCAGACATGATCACTGAACTTACCCACCATAACAGTAAAGTCAAACTATAGTGTATGAACTAGGAGCTGAGCAGTACTTTGGCTTGGAATTTACAAAAGAACTGCAGGATGTTTTCCCTATCTACCTGTTACTATGACACTGGTACGAGGTATCTGTACTGTAAAGTGACGCCTTAAATACACCATTGCCTACCAACATGTCCTAGTTCTACTGAATTCCTGAGGAACGCTCGGGTAAAACGCCTGAAGCATCAGATGCATTGGCGGGTGCTGTAGATGGAAGATTCACTGGCTGCGTATTATGAACGCCTCTATTTGCCAAAAGAACTTGCAGTTGGGGTGAAAGATTAGGTGGAATAGATGGTCTGGCAGCTTGAGCTTGCTGTGTTGGCTGAAGCATGAACTGTTGCAGTGCTTCAGAATAAGCTCGTCCTGAAAGGCTTCCACGCATGCGGCCTGTAGGGCGCCAGTTTGGATCTAGCTGGGGATCCACGGAACAATCCGTCCTTGTGACTGGTGTTGTGCCTCCTGTACTTCCCCTATGGTCGGGGGCCAATGGTGTCCTGAACCTGTCAGCACTACCTGGGAGTGGAGGCGCACTTCTAGGAGAATGACCAGGTGGAGGCGCACTTCTAGGAGAATGAACAGATGGAGGCGCAGTTCTAGGAGAATGAACGGGTCTCACCACTTGTGTGGATTGCTGTGTAGCGACAACTCGGGCATGTTGTCCACCAGCAAAAGACTGATTAATACCAACTTGTGAACCATTCTTCATGGCTTCCCATCTCTCCCAAGTAGCTTGAGACTGGCTAGTCGAATAGGGTGTTTTCAGGTGCGGAGCTTGACGGCCAACAACCTGTTGagatggtggaggagaagcaAGAGGACGCTAGCAGAAGGAAAAAAGGACAATTAGAAGCCATAGACACTAGACAGAATAAAGACATATGCAGAGACGCACAAAGTTGGATATATTATAAGCAGCCTCAAAAGAAAAGTCTGATAGTAAGCAAAACAAGCAAATTTAGGCGGTCAAGGAAATCCTAGAAAGTGGAAGCAAACACACCCTATACAGACAGGTGATGGTCTTCCCAACCAGAGGACACACACAATGTTTCAGCAATgacacaacaacaatatacccagtgtaatccaacatgtggggtctggggaaagTGGTGTGTACGCAGCCctacccctaccttgtgaaggtagagacGTTGTTTCCGAGAGATCCTCAGATCAagtaaagcatatcaaaatcaGTAGGAAAGGAAGTACACTAGATACAGTCAGTAGTGAAATAATGGAGAAAAGAAACAGTGCAACGACAAATAGTACGATAACCGACACATGAAGGAAAATCTCAGAGACCAAAACCAGCAAGAAAGACTTAAATCATATTTTAGTCAAAACTTTAGAAATTAGCTGCCACTCACCTTCTGTGGTAATGCTGACGAGGCCATGCGTGCCTGAAGCAGGTCCAATTCAGGATAGGAACGTACCTCCAAGTCACTTCTTAGATTGGAACCATCCAATGACACAGTAGGCATAGCCTGAGTAGCTGCTGGAGGGGCAGCGTAGAGCAAGGGATTCATTGCGCTTTGTTGTCTCTGCTGAGGAACAGGAGTGTTCATCTGGACTGGAAGGGCCTGAACTGCAATAGGAGTTCTGTTTGCAGGCCTGGCTGCAGATGGAAACCTTCCATATTCATTGATTGCAGCGTTACCAAATTGGAACTGTTGTAACTGCAGCAAATTGGAAGAAGATAGTCCACTCTCAAGTACAGCGGTTGGAATAAAAGCATTTCCCTCGGGGTTGAGAGCGGGAGACATTCCATCCATCAAAACAGGCGCCTGCACCGTGTTGGTTCTTGCATGCTCAGAAGCACTGCCAGTTTGCATACTGGACAAAGAACTAGATGTCCCTATTCCATACGAGGACAAATAGATTCTTGACCAGAAATCATCCCCCAAATCAGAAGCACCTGTTTGATTGATTTCACTTGGATTATTCACAGCTGTTGCGCTCTGTACATTAGATTGAATTTGAGAGATCGTTGGGAAATTTTTTCTGTCTTCCGTTTCAGCAATAGTCACGGGATTCATGTCCTCATCTATGTCAGTAAGATCTAAATAATCACCGGGGGTATTTGAAGGGCCATCAGAACCGCGGCGCGGACTATCTTGAGCAATGTCAGGGGTTTTATCCCTGGGCTTTTCAGTATGGTCATCACCTTCCATGATTGCCTTCCATGAACCATCTGAGGAGATCATGACATATGTGACATCCTCACTCACCTCTTTCAAAAcctttaaaaggaaaataatgttaCTTCTAGACAGTAATTGGTAAAAAGCATAATACAGTATGCAACTTACCTTGACCATATCTTGATCAATACGAATATCAGTGAAACACACGTGCTGATTACAATGAGGACAACGCCACGATGGTCtccttgaatttatgtcgatATAGTTGTCAAAATCGAAACACTGGCAAGAAAAACACGTACAGTGCAAACTGGTAAGAGTAGGGGGAATTGGTGAAGAAAAAATGATTAAATCAGATATCACATGAAGTCCACATAAGCTGCACTCATGAAGCTTCTTGCTAGGATTTTCCTAACTTAAAATATCTACCAATGCTAATATGAATTCATAATCTTAATGAAAATTTTCTGAGGAACATATTAGATCATTAGATGTCCTTTGAAGGATTAACCACGCTCATATTTCTAACAGattaaagaccttaaataagaaaCCAATCAAAGAGGAAAAGCAGAGGCAAGTTTTTAACATGCATGCGAGTTATACAACACTCTAGAATGAGAGGTTGGATAAGAATTTATTTTGGATCACACAAAAGGGCATGCACCTGAAGATGTTTGCAAGAATGTCCTTTTACTGGAGTTTTAATACGTGTGAAGCtgtaaaggaaaagaaaaggtaATCAGTGAATTTAACAAACCACAGCCAGCAATACGAAAAGAAAGAAGCGTATATTTTGGGCGACGGGTAGTTAAAGAAGTAAATATACTTGAACTCCCAAGGTTAATTACAACTATGTGGGTTCTCTGTTTCGAAAAATGAGAGATACCACCCCTCTCAAATTATGAAATGACCAATGCAACCttatttaaaataaattatgctGACGCAAACCAAGTATGCTTATAATCATGACAGAAGTACCTTATCTCAATCATGTTTACCCCGTCATTCCTAATTCACacaccaaaattttcataaacctaAGTCTGTTCCTGAATAGATTCGGAAGGGGATTATGCCAGTCCTTATTCGTTAGAAAATCTAGGGTTCAAGACAAACGGAAAAATCGTCGTGAAACCATGAAGACCTTAAGGAATATATATAGACTATAAAGTAACTCTGCTCAAAACGTCGGACAATTCTAGCTAAGAGCTAAAACTTTATCTTTGATATATTATTATCAAAATAGGTAACATAGCTCATCAGCTTGCTGGAATGGCAATAATGCCCATTCGGATTCTTTTTCTTCCTTACTTTGGGGGGCACAGGGGAAGGCGTCTTAGAAACAAAACTTGGATCATCAACTTACTAAAATGGCAGATTTCTTCCTCctcctattttattttattttaccaaCCTCTAATAACTGAGGGTACCAAGATGGAAGTCATCTCTTCGCGGAAGAAAGCACAAAAAACAGTGTCATTTTGAGTTTTGATATAATAAGGGGTGGGTTGTTgatccccagaccccacttgtgggattacattgggtatgttgttgttgtatataataaggggtggaaagaaaacaAATTTGAGCACAGAAATTTGCATCTTTTACTATCATCATCAAGAATGAAGAAGCTAATCATGCACAAGGAAgacaaggaaaaaagaaaaaataacacACATGTCAAGATAATAAAAGCCACTTCATATAGATAACCTTGTCAAATTCCAAAGCAACAAAGATTGGAAGCATACCTTATGGGGCAATTCAGAGAAGTTCTTGATGGCCCCTCAATAATTTCAGAATCTGCATTAACAGAACAGCATGTATTAATCATTTCTCCTTCTAAGGAGGTCTCTTCGGACTTCCCATTGGGGGATGACGTGAATGGCAAACTCGACCAATTCATCTAGTCAAGCGGGATAACAATAACATGTAACAAACTCAATGTAGAAGCACCAAAAAAGGTGAAAATAGAATAAGAGCAAACCTGGATCGACAGAAGAAACAGGAGCCTGCTCATAATCAGGGACTGTGGCCTGAACTGGGGTAGAGATCTCACTCATGAAAGCAACAGCTATGATATAATTTCCTTCACAAATAGCACAGAGAAGAGTTAGTACTATTCAGTTTCATTTAAAAAAACTGGAATATATCTTCAAACACACCGTTAAACTGGCCCACAGCTTGAAGAAGATTTGTTCCAAATTTAAGCATATGAGGTACAGGAGATGGAAGCTGCGGTCCAGGGTCCTAGCAAAAGAAAACATAATTTAAGTAATTTGAGCCCTAGTAAGACCAAGACATTCCTATACTAACACATCTGCAAAGTTTTAGCGGTAACGGACCATTAACACATTAGTCCTCCTTCCGACGGGTGTCCCATTCAGAAGAAAGCTGCAGAAGTGAAGTGAACGGCAATCAGAATTGTCAGAGTAATTTCACCTGGCAAATATGGAGTCAATATGCCAAAGTCATTTCAatcagtaaaaaataaaaaactttcaTACTTCACTTGAGGCGGCGTTATAAGACATACTGAGGTCTCCAGATTATCTGTTTGTGCAACAAATAGTCTCTGCAGATAAAAGGAAACATAAAATTGAGCAATATTTTCCAGAGGTAATCAAGGTTTCCAATTTTGATGAGTTGCTGCCTTGCTGGAATGAAAAATAAGAAGTCAAGCAACGCACTGATGAATAACAAAATACAAATAACGAGAGCACACAGTGTCCTGAATAAAGACCGAGCTGCTGCAAAGGAAAAATGATACATAGATATAAATTATTGTAATTATGTAGGAGTTTTCTTACTACTTTCTCTCCTTCAGAAAGGTTCATATTCTTCGTTATCTGGAAATCATTCACGTAGGCACCAAATCCAGGCTACAGATTGACAAAACATATGGCATCAGTATCACCAGCAATATAATTACACCAGCTCACCGGCCACTCCTAGGCGATGCAATTTTAAATTATTACCTTGGCTTCCAGGAAAGAAATTATCTGACCCATCTTCAGCCGTGGAAAAAATCTGCCAATTCACAAAATGTAGCTAAGCACATATTCCAAGGAAAATAACTGTACTAACCAAGTACACTCATCTATGGAAAATTTGACCTCTAACTGAACAGTGGAAAAAGCCATGAGATATAGATGTCACAGCACCAAATAAGAGTCAGCAGCAAATGCTGAATATGAGTAAACTATAACTTTAGTGGTTATCCAAATGAAAAGTCCCCAGCCCATGATATCGGACACTTCCTGAAGTCCAAAGAGAAATATATACCAGTTTTTGTATTAATTTAACTATTTATTGAGTACCACTAATAAGCCAATGACCACTATACAGTATGAGTAGGCACAATTTTAACCACTCAATCACTTTACCGATCTATAAGAATTATTTCAGATAAACTATAGGAAATATTTTGAGATAGGAGTCTAATATTAGGTCGATAATACCTTCTTCCTTTTTAAACTGGTAATActgtattcctcagcattaaggatATGCTGGAGACCACAAAAAAACCACAAAAGGAGCATAAATAATTATAAAGATCCTAAGATCAACTATCTGTTGCACTTCATCTATACATTcctctttacaccaaaaatacaAGGATATAATACAATTCCATTTAACTTTCTGTGTGGAATTAAATCTATGCTCAAAACATCTCCATTCCTTTTTTCTTCAAACTGTCCACCATATGCATGCTGGAACTATTCTCCACCACTTCTTTTTGCTCTTACTTCCCCCTCTCTTGATCCAGCAACTAAGTAAATCAGCAGTATGCTCTGGCATTGACCATTTGATGTCTGCGAAGCTTAAAAATAGGGACCAGATCTGTGAAGTTACTTTACAGTGTAGAAATAAATGACTATTAGTCTCTTCTGCCTCATTGCATAAAAACATCTAGACACTATTTGGAACCCCCTTCTTTTCAAGATCTCCTGTGTAAGACATGCTTTCCTGGCCACCAGCCAGACAAAGCACTTAACCTTAGCTGGTGTCAAGCTTTTCCACACCTGCTTCCATGGTCCTATCCCACAGCCTGGCTAATATCTTTAGCCAACAGAAGTACTGATCTTAAAATGTGCAAGACTAGAGAACACTCATTTGCATCAATACATATTCTCACTGGTTAAACCggttggaatttttttttccctCACCTGTGACTATCCACTTTCATCTCCTTCTGGAATAACGTAGATATTCGCTCTCTCCATCTTGACTCCTCTTCCTTCTAACTTGTCATTTCACCAACCAAAGACAACTACTGACAACTACGTAAATCACATTGGAGACCCCTACTTTATCAATGTCTAGATTTGAATCCTTAAACATCGTGTTGCCTATCTGGGCTCTTGAAGGACAGGTTAAGTAGCAGTAAAACCTTCAACGAAATAGAAGCTCAAAGAACTACATTGACTTTCAGAAAATTAAATAAATCACGTCAAAACTCCTAAATTGTCACCCGCAAGGgtgactcagttggttgagcatggggatttcataatggaggtctcaggtcaaaaccccctgcctacgacagacagcaggggatttgccttctaggtcgagctcgtcgcacggggcttgcctagtgcggtttatctctcctgtgtggtttgcgagctattgcacagaagCTGGGTTTAcactgtgcgcacccgaagggtagcggctgcgggttcccatgtcatcaaaaaaaaaaaaaaaactcctaaaTTGTCAATGTCAGCATGTAAATCCTTAAACGTTGCCCTTTCTCCTTTGGGCTTTGAAAGGACAGGTTAAGCAGACCATCAAGTAAAACCACAAACATTTTTACGAAAATTAATCTTTGATATATAAAGCAAATTATTAGTCCGAGGTAAGTTGATCATACACCGTTGCATGAAAGATCGGAAATTAAGATTTCAGTGCAGGAAAAGATGCCTACCTTGACATTACCGTCGAGATAATTGTCAGAGAACTGCTTGGTTCAGTTTTAAAATCTAATGTGCTGCAGAAGCTGCTGGAAATCTAAACATGCAAACAGAAAAGGAAGACAAATCAATGTAACATCAATTATAAGAAGCAAGATAGGTAAGCCATGTAGCAAACCAGCAAGTTTATCCACCTCATTTGCAAGATTACAAAGTTCCTCGGCATCTTTCTCTGTAAACCACCCGCTCTGACTAGCATTCTATCAAATAAAGAACATGGTCAATGAAGAAATTGCAGGAAGTGTCGATAACAAGCAAATTTAATGCATGCAAAGTGGTAACCAGCAAGGTCAAGTATGTTGTGGGAAACACCATATAGTTTAATGAACAGAGCACCATCCCAGGCTTAGAACTTTGCAGGTTATGTCATCCACAAAAGTGGAGGATAGAAACACTCGAGCCAATGTCACAGGAGAACGTCACTGGAGGTGGATCTTTTATCCGACCAATCAATCAACTAAACCTCAATCCTAAACTGGTTGAGTTTGGTAATAACTAATATGAATGGGAGCTTCTTAGCGCTTGGCAGTGTTTTCAAAGGTGAAAAGCTCTAAAAAAGCGCTCCAGGTCTATTGGGGCTTTAAGCACAATATAAGTGTGGTCTTTAGTAACAAAAGGCGCAATGAAGGAAAATAAGAATATATATGTGATTCAAGGAAAAGCTAACAAATTCAATTATAATGCATCCCTTAACAACTAATACACTTATTTGCCGATTACACTTTGTGTTTAGTACTGCTAGATTCAATATAAAATTCATGGGCAATGAGGCACACGTCTTAGTGCCTTGCCTACACTGAAGCGCAATTCAAGCGAGGTGAAGCGCCCTCCCTGAGCTTCAGGGCTTAAACGTGCCTTAAATGAGCCGTTGACAAATTAGGGTTCTTTGAAGTTAGAGGCTCTCCACATCTAAACCTATCCCTACCAGAACTTAGTAGGCGTTTTGGATATGAATTTGGTGATTTTTTTTTAGAGTAGTATTTGAAGTTGATTTGAAAAAGatacttggaaattcaagttGTGTCTGGACATGCATTTCACTTGAAAAAATGTTGAAGTTTGTGAGGGAAAAGAAATTACTTGAAAAAGTGGTCAGGtctatttttttcaaatttgaaaaactCAAGTTCAACCATTTTTTATGCTCTTCAATGGTTGTTCCCTTACAGTACTAGCTTGGGGTTGATTGTTGAATGTTATTAATATAGTTTCCCTTATTAAAGAGAGATTGATTGCAATCTCCTAATACAGAATTTTTTCATGAAATTTTGTGCCTACCTCATCCCTTTTCAGCACATTCAATTATCACGGAAGTCTACACAGCACATGGTCAAACCATATCAAGCGACCTTCTCTCATTTTATCCTCTATGTAGGCTACATCCACTCTTTGTCTCTAATGTGATCATTTCTAATCAAATCTATTAACCAAattaaactcaacacaacatccaACAACCAAGTAGAGGAATTCAAGATGTTTTGAGAATATAGAGAATAGTATGCAGAAGATCAAACTGAATTGTCTTTTGCTATTACGTTTTTGGTGTAAACCGATATACTCAGATGATACTGCTACCATTATTGATGTGCTAGATTCAATATGAGGTAGATCAGTTTAGCTTCTGAAGTACAATTGCAAATATGGTTTCAGTACAACCCATGTACTGTCTTgcccacttatatatatatatatagtagttgCCAATTTCACAAAAAAACCAAGTAACTTGACTTGGTATCTATCTTTTGCAGAAACAAAAGCTGAAACATCACTTGCAATGTTTTGTGATAGAGGAAGCCAGCAAAACACACATTTTTTCAAAATTATCCCATAAAGTCGACTAGTGTC includes these proteins:
- the LOC132609914 gene encoding E4 SUMO-protein ligase PIAL2 isoform X3 — translated: MAGAATVNAGVNAGANTLNPSYVNSFRISAVADRLATHVCNNQPKIDPQEFVHLCLSLARGIDFAIANQEVPNRAQDLPLLVKQNASQSGWFTEKDAEELCNLANEISSSFCSTLDFKTEPSSSLTIISTVMSRFFPRLKMGQIISFLEAKPGFGAYVNDFQITKNMNLSEGEKVRLFVAQTDNLETSVCLITPPQVNFLLNGTPVGRRTNVLMDPGPQLPSPVPHMLKFGTNLLQAVGQFNGNYIIAVAFMSEISTPVQATVPDYEQAPVSSVDPDSEIIEGPSRTSLNCPISFTRIKTPVKGHSCKHLQCFDFDNYIDINSRRPSWRCPHCNQHVCFTDIRIDQDMVKVLKEVSEDVTYVMISSDGSWKAIMEGDDHTEKPRDKTPDIAQDSPRRGSDGPSNTPGDYLDLTDIDEDMNPVTIAETEDRKNFPTISQIQSNVQSATAVNNPSEINQTGASDLGDDFWSRIYLSSYGIGTSSSLSSMQTGSASEHARTNTVQAPVLMDGMSPALNPEGNAFIPTAVLESGLSSSNLLQLQQFQFGNAAINEYGRFPSAARPANRTPIAVQALPVQMNTPVPQQRQQSAMNPLLYAAPPAATQAMPTVSLDGSNLRSDLEVRSYPELDLLQARMASSALPQKRPLASPPPSQQVVGRQAPHLKTPYSTSQSQATWERWEAMKNGSQVGINQSFAGGQHARVVATQQSTQVVRPVHSPRTAPPSVHSPRSAPPPGHSPRSAPPLPGSADRFRTPLAPDHRGSTGGTTPVTRTDCSVDPQLDPNWRPTGRMRGSLSGRAYSEALQQFMLQPTQQAQAARPSIPPNLSPQLQVLLANRGVHNTQPVNLPSTAPANASDASGVLPERSSGIQ
- the LOC132609914 gene encoding E4 SUMO-protein ligase PIAL2 isoform X2, coding for MAGAATVNAGVNAGANTLNPSYVNSFRISAVADRLATHVCNNQPKIDPQEFVHLCLSLARGIDFAIANQEVPNRAQDLPLLVKQVCRLPCDTLLLAHVMVLMISIKNASQSGWFTEKDAEELCNLANEISSSFCSTLDFKTEPSSSLTIISTVMSRFFPRLKMGQIISFLEAKPGFGAYVNDFQITKNMNLSEGEKVRLFVAQTDNLETSVCLITPPQVNFLLNGTPVGRRTNVLMDPGPQLPSPVPHMLKFGTNLLQAVGQFNGNYIIAVAFMSEISTPVQATVPDYEQAPVSSVDPDSEIIEGPSRTSLNCPISFTRIKTPVKGHSCKHLQCFDFDNYIDINSRRPSWRCPHCNQHVCFTDIRIDQDMVKVLKEVSEDVTYVMISSDGSWKAIMEGDDHTEKPRDKTPDIAQDSPRRGSDGPSNTPGDYLDLTDIDEDMNPVTIAETEDRKNFPTISQIQSNVQSATAVNNPSEINQTGASDLGDDFWSRIYLSSYGIGTSSSLSSMQTGSASEHARTNTVQAPVLMDGMSPALNPEGNAFIPTAVLESGLSSSNLLQLQQFQFGNAAINEYGRFPSAARPANRTPIAVQALPVQMNTPVPQQRQQSAMNPLLYAAPPAATQAMPTVSLDGSNLRSDLEVRSYPELDLLQARMASSALPQKVVGRQAPHLKTPYSTSQSQATWERWEAMKNGSQVGINQSFAGGQHARVVATQQSTQVVRPVHSPRTAPPSVHSPRSAPPPGHSPRSAPPLPGSADRFRTPLAPDHRGSTGGTTPVTRTDCSVDPQLDPNWRPTGRMRGSLSGRAYSEALQQFMLQPTQQAQAARPSIPPNLSPQLQVLLANRGVHNTQPVNLPSTAPANASDASGVLPERSSGIQ
- the LOC132609914 gene encoding E4 SUMO-protein ligase PIAL2 isoform X1; translation: MAGAATVNAGVNAGANTLNPSYVNSFRISAVADRLATHVCNNQPKIDPQEFVHLCLSLARGIDFAIANQEVPNRAQDLPLLVKQVCRLPCDTLLLAHVMVLMISIKNASQSGWFTEKDAEELCNLANEISSSFCSTLDFKTEPSSSLTIISTVMSRFFPRLKMGQIISFLEAKPGFGAYVNDFQITKNMNLSEGEKVRLFVAQTDNLETSVCLITPPQVNFLLNGTPVGRRTNVLMDPGPQLPSPVPHMLKFGTNLLQAVGQFNGNYIIAVAFMSEISTPVQATVPDYEQAPVSSVDPDSEIIEGPSRTSLNCPISFTRIKTPVKGHSCKHLQCFDFDNYIDINSRRPSWRCPHCNQHVCFTDIRIDQDMVKVLKEVSEDVTYVMISSDGSWKAIMEGDDHTEKPRDKTPDIAQDSPRRGSDGPSNTPGDYLDLTDIDEDMNPVTIAETEDRKNFPTISQIQSNVQSATAVNNPSEINQTGASDLGDDFWSRIYLSSYGIGTSSSLSSMQTGSASEHARTNTVQAPVLMDGMSPALNPEGNAFIPTAVLESGLSSSNLLQLQQFQFGNAAINEYGRFPSAARPANRTPIAVQALPVQMNTPVPQQRQQSAMNPLLYAAPPAATQAMPTVSLDGSNLRSDLEVRSYPELDLLQARMASSALPQKRPLASPPPSQQVVGRQAPHLKTPYSTSQSQATWERWEAMKNGSQVGINQSFAGGQHARVVATQQSTQVVRPVHSPRTAPPSVHSPRSAPPPGHSPRSAPPLPGSADRFRTPLAPDHRGSTGGTTPVTRTDCSVDPQLDPNWRPTGRMRGSLSGRAYSEALQQFMLQPTQQAQAARPSIPPNLSPQLQVLLANRGVHNTQPVNLPSTAPANASDASGVLPERSSGIQ